One genomic window of Ziziphus jujuba cultivar Dongzao chromosome 4, ASM3175591v1 includes the following:
- the LOC107415190 gene encoding ATP-dependent Clp protease proteolytic subunit 6, chloroplastic isoform X1, whose translation MAALANTASLSFSIASGKRTSFLPLCPPRNPTKFIVPALPTPYVGSSIAGLSSKTCGSPLNLDEKDLHHASTSYGAIEAKKGNPPVMPAVLTPGGPLDLSTVLFRNRIIFIGQPVNSQVAQRVITQLVTLATIDENADILVYLNCPGGSTYSVLAIYDCMSWIKPKVGTICFGVAASQGALLLAGGEKGMRYAMPNARIMIHQPQSGCGGHVEDVRRQVNEAIQSRHKIDQMYAAFTGQPLERVQQFTERDRFLSVSEAMEFGLIDGVLETEY comes from the exons ATGGCAGCGTTAGCTAATACGGCGTCGTTAAGCTTCTCAATTGCTTCTGGCAAAAGAACCTCTTTTCTTCCTCTATGTCCTCCAAG AAACCCAACGAAGTTCATAGTCCCTGCTTTGCCTACTCCCTATGTTGGTTCTTCAATAGctg GATTATCCAGTAAGACTTGTGGGTCACCTCTAAACCTTGATGAGAAGGATCTTCATCATGCCAGTACAAG CTATGGTGCCATAGAAGCCAAAAAAGGAAATCCACCTGTAATGCCAGCAGTGTTGACACCGGGTGGACCTTTGGACCTCTCAACTGTATTATTCAGGAACCGTATAATCTTCATTGGCCAGCCAGTCAACTCACAGGTGGCTCAACGAGTCATAACCCAGCTTGTGACTCTAGCAACTATTGATGAGAATGCAGATATTCTG GTGTATTTGAATTGCCCCGGTGGTAGTACGTACTCTGTGTTGGCAATTTATGATTGCATGTCTTGG ATAAAGCCTAAGGTTGGCACAATATGTTTTGGAGTAGCTGCAAGCCAAGGAGCACTTCTTCTTGCTGGTGGAGAAAAGGGAATGCGCTATGCAATGCCAAATGCACGTATTATGATACACCAACCACAGAGTGGATGTGGG GGTCATGTGGAAGATGTGAGGCGCCAAGTGAATGAAGCAATTCAATCTCGCCAT AAAATTGACCAAATGTATGCTGCTTTTACTGGACAACCTTTAGAGAGAGTGCAACAGTTCACTGAGAGGGATCGCTTCTTATCCGTTTCTGAG GCTATGGAGTTTGGTCTTATTGACGGTGTATTGGAAACAGAGTACTAA
- the LOC107415190 gene encoding ATP-dependent Clp protease proteolytic subunit 6, chloroplastic isoform X2: protein MAALANTASLSFSIASGKRTSFLPLCPPRNPTKFIVPALPTPYVGSSIAGLSSKTCGSPLNLDEKDLHHASTSYGAIEAKKGNPPVMPAVLTPGGPLDLSTVLFRNRIIFIGQPVNSQVAQRVITQLVTLATIDENADILVYLNCPGGSTYSVLAIYDCMSWIKPKVGTICFGVAASQGALLLAGGEKGMRYAMPNARIMIHQPQSGCGVCDPSWFESCHARVTFLALNDQIIL from the exons ATGGCAGCGTTAGCTAATACGGCGTCGTTAAGCTTCTCAATTGCTTCTGGCAAAAGAACCTCTTTTCTTCCTCTATGTCCTCCAAG AAACCCAACGAAGTTCATAGTCCCTGCTTTGCCTACTCCCTATGTTGGTTCTTCAATAGctg GATTATCCAGTAAGACTTGTGGGTCACCTCTAAACCTTGATGAGAAGGATCTTCATCATGCCAGTACAAG CTATGGTGCCATAGAAGCCAAAAAAGGAAATCCACCTGTAATGCCAGCAGTGTTGACACCGGGTGGACCTTTGGACCTCTCAACTGTATTATTCAGGAACCGTATAATCTTCATTGGCCAGCCAGTCAACTCACAGGTGGCTCAACGAGTCATAACCCAGCTTGTGACTCTAGCAACTATTGATGAGAATGCAGATATTCTG GTGTATTTGAATTGCCCCGGTGGTAGTACGTACTCTGTGTTGGCAATTTATGATTGCATGTCTTGG ATAAAGCCTAAGGTTGGCACAATATGTTTTGGAGTAGCTGCAAGCCAAGGAGCACTTCTTCTTGCTGGTGGAGAAAAGGGAATGCGCTATGCAATGCCAAATGCACGTATTATGATACACCAACCACAGAGTGGATGTGGG GTCTGTGATCCATCATGGTTTGAATCTTGCCATGCAAGGGTGACCTTTTTAGCATTAAATGACCAAATAATCTTATAG